The Porites lutea chromosome 11, jaPorLute2.1, whole genome shotgun sequence genome includes a region encoding these proteins:
- the LOC140953245 gene encoding solute carrier organic anion transporter family member 4A1-like, producing MDDENEEKRLSYGWLQARPRWLQFLNTPKWFLFFLSQYFFTQSIVVNGIFPGSISTIEKRFAFTSYMSGMLASSYDVAALVVTPLISYLGGSRKKPVFCAWGLFIMGVGFFVFVLPHFISPPYEADSYFRNQFMTERSRQYETNIKVGTLQQKLDFKKEDNPAACGKYFTTSYIPRASDVAVLFKHLDQLTSLKTEVNKLKKEVVAMDQGLFDKSGRCLSPGKSIHHDFNSATMNKLNELGQNASAFMAQVDEKLKELQSTFKGLVFKPSTSKARKRKQNKRKDGDLGLNGTLKAASNASKVCAGDGNYYGENDDCAREAGGNGLYYALFILGMVVMGCGCTPMYALGIPYLDENVKAKVSPMYVGIFAASGIAGAALGFVFISLFLSIFVELGVQTTLTRSDKGWVGNWWLGFIIFGAICIFWSVWLLGFPKEFPLTKKLRERMEIKTSKEEEAGFYKLKDLPKATKLVYSNLPFLFITIGTCLESFLISAGGAFMPKVVETQFYLGARNVALIYGLITVPTAFFGNLAGSYINKRLKLNTTHSARMCFIVSLLGFLLTTLMYIKCETPSIPGVNTSYEKSSPGPPQLSSPCNQACNCSGVSYSPVCGGSLTYFSPCHAGCTIANKTQTGSWSYSNCNCLADIGQFPGEVNKGICLVECRVKFTLFLTLICATVFLTFLNYTPALIVTLRSVPKAQESYALGHQMTLMRVLGAIPGPIVYGALIDQTCILWSSKCGKQGYCLEYDHIGLAKVVLGVSLAVRFLTTACFALSWFFCRRRGEGNNSTDLNDKDCEETRCIYETTI from the exons ATGGATGACGAGAACGAGGAAAAACGTCTATCCTATGGATGGCTTCAAGCTCGTCCTCGTTGGCTGCAGTTCCTCAACACGCCTAAGTGGTTTCTCTTCTTCTTATCGCAGTATTTCTTTACTCAGAGCATCGTAGTAAATGGAATATTTCCTGGTTCTATCAGCACGATAGAGAAGCGCTTTGCGTTTACAAG TTACATGTCAGGAATGTTGGCAAGCAGCTACGACGTCGCAGCTCTGGTGGTAACACCACTGATTAGCTATCTCGGTGGCTCAAGAAAGAAACCCGTGTTTTGTGCCTGGGGATTGTTCATTATGGGTGTTGGCTTTTTTGTATTTGTGCTTCCCCATTTTATCTCACCTCCATACGAAGCAG ATAGCTATTTCAGAAACCAGTTCATGACAGAGAGAAGCCGACAATACGAAACCAACATAAAGGTGGGGacactgcaacaaaaactggatTTCAAAAAAGAAGACAATCCAGCTGCATGTGGAAAGTATTTTACCACTTCATATATTCCAAGAGCCAGTGATGTAGCTGTTTTGTTTAAACATTTGGATCAGCTCACTAGCTTGAAAACTGAAGTAAACAAGCTCAAAAAGGAAGTGGTAGCCATGGATCAAGGCCTTTTTGATAAGAGTGGTAGGTGCCTTTCTCCTGGGAAATCTATTCACCATGACTTTAATTCTGCTACAATGAACAAGCTTAATGAGCTAGGTCAAAACGCTTCAGCATTTATGGCTCAGGTTGATGAAAAGCTAAAGGAGTTACAGAGCACATTCAAGGGCTTGGTCTTCAAGCCATCTACCTCCAAAGCTCGAAAgaggaagcaaaacaaaaggaaag ATGGTGACTTGGGCCTCAATGGCACTCTGAAAGCTGCAAGCAACGCATCCAAAGTTTGCGCAGGAGATGGAAATTATTATGGCGAAAACGACGACTGCGCGAGAGAAGCCGGCGGCAACGGCCTTTACTACGCGCTATTCATTCTGGGAATGGTCGTAATGGGCTGCGGCTGTACTCCAATGTATGCGCTAGGAATTCCTTATTTGGATGAAAATGTCAAAGCAAAGGTTTCACCAATGTACGTGGGTATATTTGCAGCAAGTGGTATAGCTG GAGCTGCACTGGGCTTTGTTTTTATCTCCCTGTTTCTTTCAATATTTGTGGAACTTGGAGTCCAGACTACACTCACAAGGAGCGACAAGGGTTGGGTGGGAAACTGGTGGCTCGGCTTTATCATATTTGGTGCGATCTGCATCTTTTGGAGTGTTTGGTTGCTAGGATTTCCAAAGGAGTTCCCGCTGACCAAAAAGTTAAGGGAAAGGATGGAAATAAAGACAAGTAAG GAAGAAGAGGCTGGCTTCTATAAGTTAAAGGATCTTCCTAAAGCAACGAAACTGGTCTATTCAAACCTCCCATTCCTTTTTATCACTATCGGGACGTGCCTGGAAAGTTTTCTAATCTCAGCCGGTGGAGCTTTTATGCCGAAAGTCGTAGAAACGCAGTTTTATCTGGGAGCAAGAAACGTAGCTCTAATTTATGGCTTAATTACTGTTCCGACCGCTTTCTTCGGAAACTTGGCCG ggtcatACATAAACAAACGCCTGAAATTAAACACGACTCACTCCGCCAGGATGTGTTTTATTGTCTCGTTACTTGGTTTTCTCCTTACCACCTTGATGTATATCAAATGCGAGACACCATCCATTCCTGGTGTGAACACATCGTATGAAAAAAG CTCGCCGGGCCCGCCCCAGCTTTCTTCACCTTGTAACCAAGCCTGTAACTGCAGTGGGGTAAGCTATTCCCCTGTGTGCGGAGGGTCGCTGACCTATTTTTCACCTTGCCACGCAGGGTGCACGATCGCAAACAAAACTCAG actgGTTCCTGGTCGTACTCTAACTGTAACTGCCTGGCAGATATCGGTCAGTTCCCAGGAGAAGTGAATAAAGGCATCTGTCTGGTTGAATGCAGGGTCAAGTTCACTTTGTTTTTGACTCTCATCTGTGCGACAGTATTCCTAACGTTTTTAAATTATACTCCTGCGCTGATTGTCACCTTGAG gaGTGTACCAAAGGCCCAAGAGTCATACGCGCTAGGACACCAGATGACCCTTATGAGAGTTTTGGGAGCCATTCCAGGCCCCATCGTATATGGAGCCTTAATAGACCAAACGTGTATTCTATGGAGCTCAAA GTGCGGAAAACAGGGATATTGCCTGGAGTACGACCACATTGGACTAGCGAAGGTAGTGCTAGGAGTTTCATTGGCGGTGAGATTTCTTACCACCGCGTGTTTTGCTCTCTCGTGGTTCTTTTGTCGGCGGCGCGGCGAAGGGAACAACTCAACAGACCTGAATGACAAGGACTGTGAAGAGACTCGCTGCATTTATGAAACAACTATTTGA
- the LOC140953244 gene encoding solute carrier organic anion transporter family member 4A1-like — translation MNIPSIPEDKRSRYGFLNARPKWLQFLNTPKWFLFFLTQYYFTQSCVITGPYPGIASTIEKRFSFSSFKIGMILSSYEIATMIVTPFISFFGGSRTKPVFCGIGLFIMGVGFFIFTVPHSSRQHTNLRPLDAWLHLYARCITCGESRREGNSLYYALFILGMVIGGIGNSPLYGLGVPYLDQNVKSKLSPMYMGIFVGFGGILGAAVGFALSSIFLSLFVETGVQTSLTPQDTRWVGNWWLGFTIFGGFAVFWSLWLFGFPRKLPVTQARRESTSPTDFVTTDAAESYTRFSDFPKATRLVFSRLPFVFITIGGCTESLIATSIAAFGPKILESQYYVPAGRAALLFGLVTVSVALFGNMLGAYINKRLNLSLSGAAKMCFIAAIISLTLTSFLYIKCDAIDIAGVNKPYPNRSVTFQKNAICNEACHCNEGRFEPVCGDSLAYISPCHAGCRQSNLYNETSSSYTNCSCVKSENDPIGKVGKGLCEANCEIQLSLFLLVLCSITFLTFINDVPALIVTLRSIPVGQQPLALGLQSDIVKLAGTVPGPIILGALIDKTCIFWDKTCGENGFCHEYDHRGLALVVLAVIMTCKVITTTTFFLSWFFSRRDTESRHDTTNNQETHF, via the exons ATGAACATCCCATCGATACCAGAGGACAAAAGATCTCGGTACGGTTTCCTTAATGCACGTCCAAAGTGGCTACAGTTCCTCAACACACCAAAATGGTTTCTGTTCTTTCTGACTCAGTATTATTTCACACAAAGTTGTGTGATTACTGGCCCGTATCCTGGAATTGCAAGCACTATAGAGAAACGCTTTTCATTTTCGAG CTTCAAGATAGGAATGATCCTGAGCAGTTATGAAATAGCCACGATGATTGTTACTCCGTTCATCAGTTTCTTTGGAGGCTCGCGTACGAAACCAGTATTTTGTGGTATTGGTTTGTTCATTATGGGCGTGGGATTCTTCATCTTCACTGTTCCTCATTCGTCTCGTCAGCATACCAACCTG cgaccacttgacgcatggCTTCATCTCTATGCTCGCTGTAT CACATGTGGAGAAAGCAGACGAGAAGGAAACAGTCTATATTACGCATTGTTTATTTTGGGTATGGTTATAGGTGGAATTGGTAACTCTCCATTATACGGGCTAGGGGTGCCCTATCTGGATCAGAACGTCAAATCTAAGTTGTCACCTATGTACATGGGGATTTTCGTTGGTTTTGGCGGAATATTAG GGGCCGCCGTGGGGTTTGCGCTTAGTTCTATTTTCCTTTCACTGTTTGTGGAAACTGGCGTCCAGACCTCCCTCACTCCACAAGATACACGCTGGGTTGGTAATTGGTGGCTAGgatttaccatatttggaggaTTTGCCGTGTTCTGGAGTCTATGGCTTTTTGGTTTCCCTAGAAAGCTTCCCGTGACTCAAGCTCGAAGGGAGTCAACTTCTCCAACAGAC tttgtaaCCACTGATGCTGCGGAATCGTACACCAGGTTCTCAGACTTTCCAAAAGCCACGAGACTGGTTTTTTCTCGTCTCCCGTTTGTCTTTATTACCATAGGTGGATGCACGGAAAGTTTAATCGCTACTTCCATTGCTGCGTTTGGCCCAAAAATACTCGAGTCACAATATTACGTACCTGCTGGCCGCGCTGCATTGTTGTTTGGATTAGTGACCGTGTCTGTAGCCTTATTTGGTAATATGCTTG GAGCTTACATCAACAAGcgattgaacttgagcctgtcAGGTGCTGCCAAGATGTGTTTCATAGCTGCGATAATAAGTCTTACGCTAACTAGTTTCCTGTACATCAAATGTGATGCAATAGACATCGCTGGAGTCAATAAACCTTACCCTAATAG ATCAGTCACATTTCAGAAGAACGCTATTTGTAACGAAGCCTGTCATTGCAACGAAGGAAGATTTGAGCCTGTTTGCGGGGATTCGCTGGCCTACATCTCACCTTGCCATGCTGGCTGTCGTCAAAGCAACCTTTATAATGAG acTTCTTCCTCCTATACAAACTGCTCGTGCGTCAAATCCGAAAACGATCCAATCGGAAAAGTTGGGAAGGGTTTATGTGAAGCAAATTGTGAGATCCAGTTATCTCTGTTCCTTCTTGTGTTGTGTTCCATAACGTTTTTGACATTCATCAATGATGTCCCTGCTTTGATAGTAACACTAAG GAGCATTCCAGTTGGTCAACAGCCATTGGCCCTAGGTCTGCAATCTGATATAGTTAAGCTTGCTGGCACTGTTCCTGGTCCTATCATATTAGGAGCACTGATAGACAAAACCTGCATCTTTTGGGACAAAAC gTGCGGTGAAAATGGCTTTTGTCATGAGTACGACCACAGAGGACTGGCACTAGTGGTGTTGGCAGTTATTATGACATGCAAAGTTATCACTACTACGACTTTCTTTTTATCGTGGTTTTTTAGTCGCCGAGACACTGAAAGCAGACATGATACAACAAACAATCAAGAAACTCATTTTTAG